The following proteins are co-located in the Zonotrichia albicollis isolate bZonAlb1 chromosome 1, bZonAlb1.hap1, whole genome shotgun sequence genome:
- the RBIS gene encoding ribosomal biogenesis factor — protein sequence MGKNRGGAAKAGSVFRIARSGVLKAKAKGKARPVTSGLKQINIKNAEKVSTINKAFAEVQKEIRQLSKGTTAEPQNTQQVSTNLEEEPANVDAATNLLSQL from the exons atGGGCAAGAACCGCGGCGGGGCCGCCAAGGCCGGCAGCGTGTTCCGCATCGCCCGCAGCGGCGTCCTCAAAGCCAAGGCCAAGGGCAAGGCGCGGCCCGTCACGTCCGGGCTGAAGCAG ataaacattaaaaatgctgaaaaagttAGCACAATAAATAAAGCATTTGCTGAAGTTCAGAAAGAAATCCGGCAGCTATCAAAAGGTACCACAGCAGAACCTCAGAACACTCAGCAG gtttccACAAATCTGGAAGAGGAACCAGCAAATGTGGATGCTGCCACAAACCTGTTATCTCAGTTGTAA